The DNA window GGCGAAGCGAAATGACTGACCAGAACAACCCTGCCGCCAGGGTCTATGCCTGCCCAGGCTGCAAAACCAGCATTGTCTGGGACAGCGCCAACCCGGCAAAACCCTTCTGCTCGGAAAAGTGCAAGAATCAGGATTTTATTGCCTGGGCAAACGAAGACCACGCCATTCCTGGCAGCCCGGTCTATGAAGACATCCTTTCCAGTGATCTGGAAAATCACTAGCAGAAATTGGGCCCAGGCAAGCGTCAGGCTGCCCGCCAACCGCCTCTGTATTGGAGAACCCACTTGAAACAAGCAGGCATCGAAAGAACAGCCTAGGAAGCCGTTCCGGAATCGCTAACTGCCGCCTGCAAAATCCCATCGACAATGGCGCGATTGGCCTCAGGAAAGGCGTAGCTCGCTAAGGCCGCTGGTGTCACCCAGCGCAGCGGCTGCCCTTCGCGGCCCTCGGGCTCGCCTTTGCAACCCTCTATCCACCACACATTCAGACAGACCGCCTTGTCGCCATAATCGTGGTGGATTTTCATCATGCTGCGACAGGCCTGGTGATCAATTTCAACCCCCAGCTCTTCATCAAACTCCCGCACGAGCGCGGTGAGGATGTCTTCGCCATCTTCTCGCTTGCCACCCGGGAATTCCCACAGCCCACCTTGATGGGCTGATGCAGCCCGCTTGGCGATCAGGATATCGCCGCCGGGGCGGCGCAGCACCCCAACGGCTACTTCAATAGTTTTAGCTGCGGTACTCGGCATTAATTTTGACGTAGTCGTAGGAAAAATCGGTGGTCCAGATGGTTTCTCGCACATCGCCGCGCCGCAGATTAATTGTGATCGCGATTTCTTCCTGCTTCATCACTGCCGCGCCGGCCGCTTCGGTGTAGGAAGCTGCCCGACCACCCCTTTCGGCGATTAAGACATCACCCAGATGAACATCAATCTGGCTCACATCAAGGCCGCTAACTCCCGCCCGCCCGATGGCCGCCAAAATGCGCCCCCAATTTGGATCGCTGGCAAACAGGGCCGTTTTGACCAGGGGCGACTCAGCAACCGCATAGCCGACTTTCAGCGCTTCTTCCGTCGTTCCAGCGCCATCAACCACCACACTGACAAACTTGGTCGCACCTTCACCGTCGCGCACGATCGCCTGGGCGAGATGAATGAATACCTCCCGGATCGCTTCAGCCAGCGCGGGAAAATGGGGATGCTCTGCTGAGTCAATATCTTCGAGCCCGGCTTGACCAGTGGCCACCAGCACACAGGCATCGTTAGTGGAGGTGTCGCCGTCCACGGTAATGCGGTTAAAAGAGGCTTCGGTCGCGTCGCTAACCAGGGTTTGCAACAACGCCGGGGCAATGGCCGCGTCGGTTGCGACATAACCCAGCATGGTCGCCATATTGGGTTTGATCATGCCCGCACCTTTGGAGATACCGGTAATGGTGATCGTCCGGCCATCCAGTACGATTTGCCGGGAGCAGGCTTTGGGACGGGTATCGGTAGTCATAATACCGCTCGCCGCCGCTTCCCAATGATTCGCGTCGAGATCCGCCAGCGCCTGGGGCATGGCCGCAGTGAGCTTCTCTACCGGCAGCTTTTCACCAATAACACCGGTAGAAAAGGGCAACACGGCCTGAGGCGCAACGCCGGTCAACGACGCCAGTGCAGCACAGCTGCTTTCGGCGTCCTGCATGCCGATGTCGCCCGTACCCGCATTGGCGTTGCCGGTATTGACCAGCAAGTACCGAGGCTGCCCCTGCGCCAAATGTCGCTTGGCCAGCGTCACCGGTGCAGCGCAGAAGGCATTGGTCGTAAAGGTACCGGCGACCCGGCTGCCCTCGGCCAGCTCAAAAACCACGGTATCTTTGCGACCGGGCTTTTTGATGCCCGCACTGCCGATACCAATTCGCACACCCTTAACCGGGTGCAACGTTCCCAAATCCCCAGAACCGACTGCCATGACTGACCTACCCGCTTAGCTTAAACTGCCGTGACACTGCTTGTATTTTTTGCCCGAACCGCAGGGGCAGGGCTCATTGCGCCCCACTTTGCGACCGTCTCTGACGTAGGTTTCAGGCGTTGCTGCAGCTGTCGGCTCGGCGTTCTCCGGTTCTTCTTCAGCAATGGCTGAACTCTCTGCGTGCTGAAAGTTCATCGCCCGCTTGGCTTCTTCCTCACGGCGCTGACGCTGCAACTCTGCCGCATTTTCGTCTTCCTGCAACTGCAGGTGGGAAAGGAAGCGAATCACTTCGTGCTTAAGGTTCTCGAGCATTTGCTGGAACAGCGCAAAGGCCTCGCGTTTGTATTCCTGCTTGGGGTTCTTTTGCGCAAAGGCGCGCAAATGAATGCCGTGGCGCAGGTGATCCATGGTGGAGAGATGCTCCTTCCACAAGGTATCGAGCACCTGCAGCATGATGTGCCGCTCAATCTTGCGCATGTCGGCGCCGACCCGCTCGCACTTGTCCCGGTAGGCCTGCTCGACTTCGGCCACAATACGCTCGGCGAGGTTGTCTTCGTGCAGCGAGTTATCTTCATCCAGCCACTGCTGAATCGGCAGGTTGACGGTGAATTCCGCCTCGATTCGGCGCTCCAGCCCGGGAATATCCCACTGTTCTTCCAAACTTTGTGGCGGAATGTATTCACTCACCACGTCGCCAATCACATCCCGGCGAATCACATCCAGCATTTCGCTGATGTCTTCTGCTTCCAGCAGCTCGTTGCGCTGCTGGTAAATAATCTGCCGCTGGTCGTTGGCCACGTCATCGTATTCCAGCAACTGTTTGCGGATATCGAAGTTGCGGCCTTCCACTTTGCGCTGGGCTTTTTCAATGGCGTTGGACACCATTCGATGCTCAATCGCCTCGCCTTTTTCCAGGCCCAGGGCCTGCATAATGCCGCGTACCCGATCGGAGGCAAAAATCCGCATCAGGCTGTCTTCGAGAGACAGGTAGAAGCGAGACACACCGGGGTCACCTTGACGACCCGCACGGCCGCGCAGCTGATTATCGATACGCCGCGACTCGTGCCGCTCGGTGCCGATAATGTGCAGACCGCCAGCCTGAATCACTTTTTCGTGGCGGATCTTCCAACTTTCGCGCAACTCGTTCACCACCTCCTCAGAGGGATTTTCCAGACTGGCGATTTCGACATCCACATTGCCGCCCAAGACAATATCGGTACCGCGACCCGCCATGTTGGTGGCAATGGTAATCACCCCCGGCCGACCGGCCTGAGCGATAATTTCCGCTTCCTGCTCGTGGTATTTGGCGTTCAACACTTTGTGCGCCACACCCGCCGCCTTGAAGCGCTGGGACATTTCCTCGGAAGTCTCAATTGACGCGGTTCCCACCAGTACCGGCGCCCCGGTAGCCACAATGTCACAGACATCTTTAACAATGGCGTCGTACTTCTCTTCTTTGGTCAGATACACCAGGTCATTCAGATCGCGCCGTGCACTGGGCTTGTTGGTCGGAATCACCACCACATCAAGGCCGTAAATTTGCCTGAACTCAAAGGCCTCGGTGTCGGCGGTACCGGTCATGCCCGCCAGCTTGTTGAACAAGCGGAAATAGTTCTGGAAGGTGGTG is part of the Spongiibacter taiwanensis genome and encodes:
- a CDS encoding DNA gyrase inhibitor YacG, producing MTDQNNPAARVYACPGCKTSIVWDSANPAKPFCSEKCKNQDFIAWANEDHAIPGSPVYEDILSSDLENH
- the mutT gene encoding 8-oxo-dGTP diphosphatase MutT, which produces MPSTAAKTIEVAVGVLRRPGGDILIAKRAASAHQGGLWEFPGGKREDGEDILTALVREFDEELGVEIDHQACRSMMKIHHDYGDKAVCLNVWWIEGCKGEPEGREGQPLRWVTPAALASYAFPEANRAIVDGILQAAVSDSGTAS
- the argJ gene encoding bifunctional glutamate N-acetyltransferase/amino-acid acetyltransferase ArgJ: MAVGSGDLGTLHPVKGVRIGIGSAGIKKPGRKDTVVFELAEGSRVAGTFTTNAFCAAPVTLAKRHLAQGQPRYLLVNTGNANAGTGDIGMQDAESSCAALASLTGVAPQAVLPFSTGVIGEKLPVEKLTAAMPQALADLDANHWEAAASGIMTTDTRPKACSRQIVLDGRTITITGISKGAGMIKPNMATMLGYVATDAAIAPALLQTLVSDATEASFNRITVDGDTSTNDACVLVATGQAGLEDIDSAEHPHFPALAEAIREVFIHLAQAIVRDGEGATKFVSVVVDGAGTTEEALKVGYAVAESPLVKTALFASDPNWGRILAAIGRAGVSGLDVSQIDVHLGDVLIAERGGRAASYTEAAGAAVMKQEEIAITINLRRGDVRETIWTTDFSYDYVKINAEYRS
- the secA gene encoding preprotein translocase subunit SecA, with protein sequence MISAVFKKIVGSKNDRELKRMRKTVALINQLEEGLSGLSDAELQGKTAEFKQRLADGETLDQILPEAFAVAREAGRRVMGMRHFDVQLIGGISLHEGTIAEMRTGEGKTLVATLAVYLNALADKGVFVVTVNDYLAHRDANWMRPLYEFLGLSVGVIRSGQDSAEKRAAYRADITYGTNNEFGFDYLRDNMAFAIEDRYQRELNFAIIDEVDSILIDEARTPLIISGPAEDSSALYRQINRFIPTLKPVVETGDAGDDGEEAEGHYTVDEKLRQVELNEAGHQLVEEWLTKEGLLEEGDSLYSASNLSLLHHVNSALRAHVLFHNNIEYIVQNDQVILIDEHTGRTMPGRRLSEGLHQAIEAKEGVTVQAESQTYASTTFQNYFRLFNKLAGMTGTADTEAFEFRQIYGLDVVVIPTNKPSARRDLNDLVYLTKEEKYDAIVKDVCDIVATGAPVLVGTASIETSEEMSQRFKAAGVAHKVLNAKYHEQEAEIIAQAGRPGVITIATNMAGRGTDIVLGGNVDVEIASLENPSEEVVNELRESWKIRHEKVIQAGGLHIIGTERHESRRIDNQLRGRAGRQGDPGVSRFYLSLEDSLMRIFASDRVRGIMQALGLEKGEAIEHRMVSNAIEKAQRKVEGRNFDIRKQLLEYDDVANDQRQIIYQQRNELLEAEDISEMLDVIRRDVIGDVVSEYIPPQSLEEQWDIPGLERRIEAEFTVNLPIQQWLDEDNSLHEDNLAERIVAEVEQAYRDKCERVGADMRKIERHIMLQVLDTLWKEHLSTMDHLRHGIHLRAFAQKNPKQEYKREAFALFQQMLENLKHEVIRFLSHLQLQEDENAAELQRQRREEEAKRAMNFQHAESSAIAEEEPENAEPTAAATPETYVRDGRKVGRNEPCPCGSGKKYKQCHGSLS